DNA from Coffea arabica cultivar ET-39 chromosome 10c, Coffea Arabica ET-39 HiFi, whole genome shotgun sequence:
GGTCATTGTGTCCATCACCATCTTCTCCATCTTCTTCCTCCCCATTCTCGTCTCCCGCACCACCAGCTCCTCCAGGGCCCTTCTTGGCGTTGCCATTGCTGCTGTTGGGATTGCTTCCAGGACCGCCTCCATCCTCAGGGCCTACCTCTTCTTCACCATCCGGGAAGTCACCTTCCCCATTATCACTGCCACCGTCGTTCTGCTCATCTCCATCCCCTTGCTCTGCATCCACCACTTTCAACTGGTCATCAGAGTTTCCTTTACCCTTCACTTCAGTTGCCGCCAACCACCCAAAAAGATCCTGTAATTTGCTTGCCATTCACGACAAAGTGTACCATTAGCAAGtgtacaacaacaacaacacaaGTGAAGTGAGAGGTGAAGAGGAACTTGTTCAATTGTGTAACAAAAACATGTTTCATCCTCGTCAAAAACATTTGCCAAAAAAGAAGCTTCAGCCATCAATGCAGGTTTTGTTGGAATATTACTACAATTTTCTCCATTGAAGCCCATGCAACTTAACCTGCACTTAACACTTATACTAAAGCATAGTTGCCAATGTAATAAAGCCACAGATCCTTATTCCCCTGTGTACGAAAAGCAAAATGCTTATAAAAAAAGGTGTTACAAAATATTCTCATAATTTCAAAAGAATATTCGAATATATGCTTAACGCCCGGAACAAAATATGAACTCAAAAGCAGTGTACTATTTCTTTTTAACTTGCAAATAGTTTATTGCCCACTCCACGGTAGTTTGAAATGATTTGCTTTTGAGGTTTCaccatttttgttttaaaattcaGTCTAGAATTAGGGAATAGAATAATAATGGCGCATGGGATTGGTGGTAGACTATTGTAGTATTCAAATCGGGACCCATCAACAACTAACCCGGAACTCTAAAAGGCATATAAAAGCCAAATTCATGTTCCCTTTGACGTCCGGTATGAGGAAAATAGTGCAATTAATATAGTACTAAAGGACAAAATAAGCAATACTAGCATTATTCactaaactcaaaaaaaaagaaaaagtaaatcttatatatatacattatcTTTATCTTTATTAGATCatgataaatatataaaaattaaattttagattcaaattttgcaccaTTTTTATTATACTGTATgagtgtataaaaaattaattcaagaaaaaaaatactagaTAAATATTAAAATCTTAACAACCTTGAAAGAcactttaaaataaatgaaagtttaaaaaaaaaaaggagagagagagaggaagaaaatcCCGTCCAATCATGACAAAGTGAAAAATTGAATTGATAATGGACCGcctttgtaaaaaaaatttgaaattaaaaagtgacaaaattaattaatgaaaaagggaaagaaatggAAAGAGGGGAGTGATGAAATCTTACTCGAGCCAAGGACAGCAGTTGAACGTTGACCAAAGAAGCAGGAGGAGTAGCCGTAGTGAAAATCGAGGACAGAGCACCCTCGGCGCACGTTAGCAAGGGCTTCTTAACAATCACCTCCATCTGTACGGCTAGCAACCTGACATTAGAAAACATCAAACCTCGTATCACCGTTAGATCTCTCCTCCGAGTCCCTCGGACAAAACAAACCGTTTTTCCTAGTATATTCCGACAATTTCTAACCAcaaacctcaaaaaaaaaaaaaaaaaaccgtcaCGTTAAGATTTTTCcccacaaaaaagaaaagaaaaaaagaaaagaaaagaaagagccaAAAGTAGTAGATTTTTTTCTCTTAGTACCACTACTAATTACTGAAACAGGACAAGATTTCATTTCTCGTTACTGCTAGCTAGCAGtaagaaacttaaaaaaaaaaaaaaaaatttcagctagcaTAAAATTGAATAGTTTCACGTAGACAAAAATATTGAGCATGAGACAAGAATTTATGAATAGGAAAGACAGCAACTTCATAAGTAGGGAAGACATATTTACAAAATTCATATATTTGAGTTCAGATAATGATGGAGACGGACTAATGGAGATCTAAAAGAGAAGATTACACTGAATAATGGCGAAAGGTGCAGTACGAAGAAGAACAATGTACAGCA
Protein-coding regions in this window:
- the LOC140015713 gene encoding uncharacterized protein; amino-acid sequence: MEVIVKKPLLTCAEGALSSIFTTATPPASLVNVQLLSLARDLFGWLAATEVKGKGNSDDQLKVVDAEQGDGDEQNDGGSDNGEGDFPDGEEEVGPEDGGGPGSNPNSSNGNAKKGPGGAGGAGDENGEEEDGEDGDGHNDRDDDDDDENQDDDDDDDEEEEDDDREDEGDEEEVAEEDAEDEEEPEDEEEEEALQPPKKRKK